The DNA window GTAACCAAAACCACAGATGATTTTGCTTAACTAATAGAGTATTAAACAATATTCAAGCATTACTTAGTTGAGTAAATTAGATGGAAATAGGTGTTCCTAAAGAAACCAAAGACCAAGAATTTCGCGTGGGTTTAACCCCAAATAGTGTTCAAGTATTATCGAGAAACCATACGGTATTTGTCGAAACCAATGCAGGACAAGGTTCGGGCTTTAGCGATCGCGAATATCAGCAGGCGGGAGCTAAAATTATTACTGATGCTGCCGAAGTTTGGTCTAAAGAAATGGTGGTAAAAGTAAAAGAGCCTTTGAGCAGTGAATATAAATATCTGCAACCAGATCGACTGCTGTTTACCTATCTTCATCTAGCAGCAGATCGCTCTTTAACTGAAGCCTTAATCAATTCTGGCATAACGGCGATCTCCTATGAAACTGTAGAGCTAGATAATGGTATCTTGCCTTTGCTAACTCCCATGAGCATTATTGCAGGACGTTTATCAGTCCAGTTCGGCGCTAGATATTTAGAAAAGCAGCAAGGCGGTAGAGGAGTTTTGCTGGGAGGTGTGCCAGGAGTCAGCCCTGGTAAGGTAGTTATCTTAGGTGGTGGTGTTGTTGGTACGGAAGCAGCGAAAATTGCCGTGGGGATGGGGGCCAAAGTCCAAATTATTGATATTAATGTCGAACGTCTTGGTTACCTAGAAAGTCTATTTGGTTCACGGGTAGAGTTACTTTATAGTAAGGCTGCTCAAATAGAACAGGCGGTTGAAGATGCAGATTTACTCATTGGCGCAGTGCTGGTGGTGGGTAAAAAAGCACCTACTTTAGTATCTCGTCAGTTAGTTACTCAGATGCGTCCCGGTTCAGTCATTATCGACGTGGCTGTCGATCAGGGTGGCTGTATCGAAACCCTGCGCCCAACCTCTCATACAGAACCAACATACGAAGAAGCAGGTGTGGTTCATTTTGGCGTACCCAATATGCCTGGGGCTGTTCCTTGGACAGCTACTCAAGCTTTAAATAATAGTACTTTGCCCTATGTAGCACAGTTAGCCAATCATGGTCTATCAGCTTTAGCCAACAATCAGGCTTTAGCCAAGGGATTAAATATTAAGCAGGGACAAATTATTCATCCTGCAGTCCAAGAAGTTTTTCCCGATCTAGTTTGATTAAACAGATAAAATAAGAAATGATTAATGTTATAGCAACTGGAGCGATCGCGAGTGATAGCAAAACCAGACTGGTTAAGGGTCAAAGCACCGCAATTAGAAAGAGTCGGCACGGTTAAAGAAATCCTGCGGGATTTGTCTTTAAATACTGTTTGTGAAGAGGCATCATGCCCCAATATCGGAGAATGTTTTAGCGTTGGCACAGCGACTTTTCTGATTATGGGCCCTGCCTGTACTCGCGCTTGCCCCTATTGTGATATTGATTTTGAGAAGAAACCCCAGGCTCTCGATCCTAATGAGCCATTACAGCTAGCCGAAGCAGTACACCGTCTCAAGCTCAATCATGTTGTAATTACCTCAGTCAATCGGGACGATCTCCCTGATGAGGGCGCATCGCAGTTTGTGCGCTGTATTGAGTCAGTTAGGAAGATATCACCCCAAACTACCATTGAACTGTTAATTCCCGATTTATGTGGCAACTGGAATGCTTTAGAAATTATCTTGGCTGCTCAACCTGATGTTTTAAATCACAACACCGAAACTATTCCCCGACTTTATAAACGGGTACGTCCTCAAGGAAATTATCAGCGATCGCTTGAACTTTTACAACAGGCACGCAAAATAGCTCCTTGGGTATACACTAAATCTGGCATCATGGTTGGTTTGAGTGAAACTGATGCCGAAGTACGAGCAGTAATCCAAGATTTGCGAGATGTGGACTGTGATATTTTAACCATTGGACAATATCTGCAACCTTCCCAAAAACATCTAAGTGTCCAAGATTTTATTACTCCCGAACAGTTTCATGCTTGGCAAAAATTTGGAGAATCAATTGGCTTTTTGCAAGTCGTTTCTAGTCCCCTAACTCGTAGTTCTTATCATGCAGAACAGGTTAGAGCCTTAATCCAGCTTTATCCTCGCCAGAAACCTCATATTTCTCCAGTATAATTACTGACACGAAACTCAATATTTGCTTACTTGAAACCGCAGATTAAAAAACGGTTTCTTTTTTTTCACTTTTTGCAGGAACTCGCTAACAAATGCTCTGTATTCATTGCGCACTAAGTAGTTGAACCTTGAATATAGTCAATTTAATTAGGCGCTTTTTTGGCTAGTTATGTAAAGAAATGTAAAGTTTTTTCGATTAAGGGAACTTTAAATAGGGTAGATCCTTCCACACACCATAAGCAATATTTGATAGCTTCCTCAATATTTAAGTGATTAAAACAACAGCTAATTAGCCGTATAATCACGCAAAAGAGCGCCGACAAACTGAAAAACAGCCAAACAATACTTCAGTTTATGTTCATTTTAAAAATGAATTGGGCAATCTATTTGAAGAGGAGGAAGTTACGCCCACAACCTTCACTTGAGTCGTCATTACCATGATCCCTATGCTTGCTAATTCTTCGTATACTGAAACCGACGGAAACAATTTTTCTCCTGACATGGAGCTAAATTTAGACACGGAAATCGATCTTGACAAAGATAGCGCTCATAAATTGAGCGAAGAACTAGTTGAACTTGATTTAGATAGTGCCGATCCTGATACGATTGCTCGAAGAGGCAGTCGCACTACTACCGATTTAGTTAGACTATATCTCCAGGAAATTGGTAGAGTTCCTTTGTTAGAAAGAGACGAAGAAGTTTCTGAAGCTCAAAAAGTACAGCGCCACATTCATATCGTCGAAGAACGAGCTAAAGCTGCTGAGGCAGGCAACGCTACTTTACAAGAATTTATTAAGCTAGTTGATGTCCACGATCGCTTGGTAACTCAGCTCAGTCATCGTCCCTCAATCAAAAGATGGGCAATGTCAGTGGGAATGGAGATTCCTGTACTCAAAGAAAAATTAGCGGTGGGGAAACAAGCTTGGGCAGAAGTAATTAAGTGTGATGTCAAAGAATTAGATAAAATTCAAAAGAATGGTATTCATGCCAAGGAACATATGATTAAGGCGAATTTACGCCTGGTTGTTTCTGTAGCTAAAAAGTATCAAAATCGTGGTTTAGAATTACTCGACCTCATTCAAGAAGGAACTCTGGGTTTAGAACGAGCAGTAGAAAAGTTTGACCCCACTAAAGGCTATCGTTTTAGCACCTATGCCTACTGGTGGATTCGTCAGGGTATTACCAGAGCGATCGCTACTCAAAGCAGAACTATTCGCCTTCCTGTCCATATCACGGAAAAGCTCAACAAGATTAAAAAAGCCCAACGTAAAATTTCTCAAGAAAAGGGACGTACACCCAAAATTGAGGATCTGGCTAAAGAGTTGGACATGACAGCAGCGCAAATCCGCGAAGTCTTATTGCGTGTACCTCGCTCAGTTTCTTTGGAGATTAAAGTAGGTAAGGAAAAAGATACTGAGTTAGGTGACTTATTAGAAACCGAAAGTGCTTCTCCTGAAGAAACCCTAATGCGAGAGTCTCTACAAAAAGATTTACATTATCTTCTATCAGAATTAACTAGTCGCGAACGCGAAGTAATCCAAATGCGGTTTGGATTTGGGGGAGAAAAGCCCTTTTCTTTGGCGGAAATTGGTCGTTGTCTAGAATTATCTCGCGAACGAGTTAGACAAATCGAAGCAAAAGCATTACAAAAATTACGCCAACCACGGCGCAGAAATTTAATTAGAGATTACTTAGAGTCTCTCAGCTAAGTAAATTAGCAAATTAGCAAGCAATTAAACAATTAATTTAATTTGGATTTGGGTTAGGCATTGCCTGACCTTTTTTATTTGGAATGACTGTAGATGAAAAATAAATATTGCCTCAATGGCGTTTTTTAAACAGCTTATGGGAACTATAAAGATTACAGTTATCAGCTAGTTGCCATGCCTAGAAAAGCAGACGAATACGCAGTTCATATTTTAATTGCTGGCGGTCATCGAGAAGAAGTTCGCTTTAGTACCGTTCAAGAGTTCCAAAAATGGTACAGCACTGAGTTAATGACAAAATCCGATTCCGCCGAGTTTATTAATGTGCCGATTAAAAACATTCAGGGCGAATATATGGTGCTTCGCCCTCAAAGTGTCTTGGCTATTCGGGTAGAACCTGTATTTCTAGGTAGTGTCGAAAGATTTTAAAATTGTTCTTTAGTTTTAATTCAGAGCAGCTAGTTGAGAAATCAATTAACTGCTCTTTTTCTTATTTCTTATTTCCTATCATTGCCTGATCAAGCAATATTTTTCTACGAATATTATCGCGACCTTGGCTGAACTTGATGTATATCAATAGTTGGAATAAACCATAGCAAAACTTTACTCCAAAACAAATTTTACTTAAGTACATAATTTTGCTATATTAGTATTTGTATTAAATATGTCAGAGTAGCTCAGTTGGTTAGAGCATCGGACTCATAAGCCGAGGGTCGGGAGTTCAAGTCTCCCCTCTGACACTTTGAAAAGCAAGGCGTAGAGCCAATGGTAGCAATGGTTAAGAGTTTTTAGCAGTATTATGAAAACTCTTAAAACCGACCAAATACTCTTAAAAATGATCTAAAATTAGATCAAATTTAGATCAGTTTTAGAGCTTGGATAAGTTAGCCATTCTTCTAGAGAAAGCCAACAGTAGGCTTAAGACCTCAAACTCTGGAATCAAGATATTTAAACGAGGTCAGAAATTATCACTCAGGGGAATGCTTCCCCCAAAGAAAGGGAAAGATAAAGATTCTCAGCAGATTGTTAGTCTAGGGGTTTATTGCAATGCGCCGGGAATTCAAAGCGCAGAAAAACAAGCCCAAAAGCTAGCAAGTCAATTAGCCTTAAAAGAATTTAGGTGGGATGAATGGGGTAGTAGTCAATCAAAAAATCGCGATCGCTCTGGTTACTGGATTGAAGAGTTTGAAACGGACTATTTCAACCGTAAAGAGAGAAACAAGCAAAGTCAAACTACTTGGGATACTGACTACAATCATATTTTTAAAAGACTTGACCCCGATGAAACACTAACGAGAGAAGCACTAATTCAATTGGTTTTAACTACTGACCCAGATACTAGACAACGACAAAGGGCAGTAATGGCAGCTAGTAGCCTGGCTAAGTTTGCCGAGATAGAAGTTGATTTAGGAAGATATAAGGGAAATTATTCTTATTTAAAAAATAACCATCGGATACTGCCAACCGAGGAAGAAATCATTAAATATTATTGGTCAATTCCTAACCCACATTGGCAACGTGTCTTTGGATTAATGGCTGCTTATGGTATATCGAATCACGAGCTGTTTCATGTTGATTTGGATAGCTTGCTTCAGCCACCAGGACATTTGGTTTCTAGGTACAGAAAAAAACATTATGGTGTTCGTAGAATCTACTGTTTATATCCTGAATGGTATGAAGATTGGGAATTGTATAAACATGTAGATTTACCACGGGTCACGGGAAAAAATAATCGCGATTTAGGGCATAGAGTAACTACGCAATTTAGAAGATACAACTTGTGTAAAGCTGGAGATTTACGCCACTGTTGGGCAATTAGAGCAATGAGTTTTATTCCCGATTCAATGGCAGCGAGAATGATGGCTCATGAAATCCAGGTACATAACAAGACTTACAAAAGATGGATAGATAAACATGACGAAGACAGATTTTATCAATTGCTAATTAATAGGTCAGATAGACCTAAACCCCCGACTGTCTAAGGTTTTATACGAGGGCAAAAATAATTTCTATTTTCAAGGATAGGAAAGTAAATTAAGTTCTGAGATAAAACGATAATCTTTTTGATTTTTGCTAAGTAAAGGTATATTAGTTACTATTGCAGTTGCTGCAATTAATCCATCTGGAATTAGTAAACCATGACTTAGACGGTGCAGGCTCAATAGTTCAACTGCCTTCTCGGAGATAGATTCATTAACTTTGATAATTGCATAATATCGCAGAAACTTTTCAAGATTTTGTAATTCTGTTTTGTTCCGACAGCCAACAATTAACTCCATTTGAGTAATGGTACTAATAGCTAAAATTGAGTTGTTTGCTGCTGATTGAAGGCGATTAATAGCAACTGGAATTCCTCTACTAACATCGATTAGGATATCTGTATCAATTAAAAGCTTTTGTTTCACTTTAACTTGTCCATTCTTGCTGCCTTACCTGACGTACCCACTGACTACTATCCTCCATATCCTCCCGATCTTTCCACATACCCACAAAAGGTTCATCCTGGGGATTAGATAGTTTGATTTCCGTAGATAAAGTCTGAACTTGCAACTTTTGTTCGAGATTTATTCTCTCTTCTGTTGTCAAAGAACTAATTATCTGTACTAAAGAATCAATTAATTTTGTGTTCATCATTCTTTTTCGCTGATCAAAGCTTACTTAATTTATTGTATTGATTAAAATCAGCAATTTCTAAATTACGTTTGATGTGAATTAGAAGTTGCTGATTGATAGATTTAAACTCTCAAAATATAGATTAGATAGTGAAAGCTGTCTAAATAGAGAGTTGAGATTCATAGGGCGTTTTTACTTTCGTCGGTAAACCCTTTTTACTCGGCTCTCTCACTTTACCTCAAAACATTACAAAAAACCACAAAAACTATTAATAAATGTAATATTAGTAGTGTGATAGGATAATGGTCTCTATTTATATCTATCGTGGCTAGATCAACATTGTCAGACAAATCTCTATCAGAATTAATCAAGAAAGCAAGAGAGGGTAATAATCTCACCCAAACAGCTTTTGGTAGTTTTTTTAAACCTTCCATAGCTCAACCTACGATAGCGAGATGGGAAAAAGGAGATCTGTTGCCAAATCGAAAGCATTTTCCAAAAATAGCTTCATTGTTAAACATTACATTGGAAGAATTTTGCGAACTCATTAGCAAGCAATTAAGCGAAGAGGGCATTATTTTTCCTGGCATGGATGATTGGGTTTATATTCCAAATAAGCGTCATTTAAATACTCTTAATAAAGGTGTGAAGTCGTGGAATCGCTGGAGAGAGAAAAATTATCGAGTGATACCTCAACTATCTGGTGCAAAACCAAAAGAAGATTATTTAGACGAAATAGATCTTCACCATGCTGATTTAAAGGGTTCATTTTTACAAAACAAATCTCTAAGAGCTTCAAAGCTTAGAGGAGCTATTCTTTGTGAAGCAAATTTGAGTAATGCAAATTTAAGCGATGCCGATCTTTTAGGAGCAGACCTTATTGGCGCAAATTTAACTGGAGTTAACCTGACAAATGCAAATTTATGGGGAGCTAATTTAAGTGAGGCAATTCTTGTAGATGCTATTTTATGTGATGCTAATTTCAAACAGGCAGATTTAAGTAATGCAGATCTGACTCATGCTGATATGAGAGAAGCTAATTTTAACCGAGCAAATTTTGAATATGCAATTCTCAAATATTGTTTCATCTATGGAATATCTAATTGGAATATCAACTTAAATAAAGCAGTTCAAAAGCAACTATGCATTTGTCCAAATAAAGTGGAGTCTATATATGTAGATCGGATGGAAAATGCAGTTATTAAATCATTAGAAATAGATAATAATGATGTTCCAGAAATAGTAAAATTTGCAGGTGAATTACAGACTGCAATTAGTAAAAGTAAATCTAGCTTCAAAGAGAAATTGAATAAGTCACAAAATCATAAAGGAGTTAATAGTGAAACTTAAAACTAATTCTATTCTAGGAGAAATCAAGATTGAGTCGAATGAAAGCTGCAATATAACTAGATGTATCTATCATTTCCAGCCATCAGATTTTTTACCCCTTTACTGTTTGCTTAGAATATTTGAGTTTAAGTCCAAAACCATAGTCATTGCTAGTCAGTTAAAAGGCGTAATTCTTTGGGATGAAATTTTAATCGAAAATATTATTGAAGATTTTGAGCTGAATTGTGAAAATTTATACTGGATAAATCATGTAGGTTTATTTAGTGACTATATGCCAATAAAAGAAAGATTTTTGCACACCATTTTCTCTTTTAGAAAAAAATCTATATTTTCTCAGATAAAAATAGATCTACAAGAAGAGAAGAAAATCGACTAAAAGGAGATTATATAGTTTACTGAAATTATATTTAGAACCTACTTTAGACTCTTTGAAATTAAGTTATGAAAAAGAAAAGCTCATCTTTGAGTCAGAATCAAAAACTTTGCGTGGAGCACTTTTTTACCAACCACAATCTAACTATTGTAAATTTTCTCCTTTAAAGGAATTTTCATACAGATCTGAAAAATTAGCAATACCATACATAGAAACGTATAATGTTGAAACTGAATTTGTAATTTGCATTTGCTTTGATATGGATCAGAGCATTTGTGGTATTTTTCCTAAATGATGGATTCTTGTCGTAGCAATAGTTTCAATTGAAGCTAAATAGTTTGTCTGAGTCAGTCGGCGGAGCGAATCGGGCATG is part of the Pleurocapsa minor HA4230-MV1 genome and encodes:
- the ald gene encoding alanine dehydrogenase, which translates into the protein MEIGVPKETKDQEFRVGLTPNSVQVLSRNHTVFVETNAGQGSGFSDREYQQAGAKIITDAAEVWSKEMVVKVKEPLSSEYKYLQPDRLLFTYLHLAADRSLTEALINSGITAISYETVELDNGILPLLTPMSIIAGRLSVQFGARYLEKQQGGRGVLLGGVPGVSPGKVVILGGGVVGTEAAKIAVGMGAKVQIIDINVERLGYLESLFGSRVELLYSKAAQIEQAVEDADLLIGAVLVVGKKAPTLVSRQLVTQMRPGSVIIDVAVDQGGCIETLRPTSHTEPTYEEAGVVHFGVPNMPGAVPWTATQALNNSTLPYVAQLANHGLSALANNQALAKGLNIKQGQIIHPAVQEVFPDLV
- the sigC gene encoding RNA polymerase sigma factor SigC, which gives rise to MELNLDTEIDLDKDSAHKLSEELVELDLDSADPDTIARRGSRTTTDLVRLYLQEIGRVPLLERDEEVSEAQKVQRHIHIVEERAKAAEAGNATLQEFIKLVDVHDRLVTQLSHRPSIKRWAMSVGMEIPVLKEKLAVGKQAWAEVIKCDVKELDKIQKNGIHAKEHMIKANLRLVVSVAKKYQNRGLELLDLIQEGTLGLERAVEKFDPTKGYRFSTYAYWWIRQGITRAIATQSRTIRLPVHITEKLNKIKKAQRKISQEKGRTPKIEDLAKELDMTAAQIREVLLRVPRSVSLEIKVGKEKDTELGDLLETESASPEETLMRESLQKDLHYLLSELTSREREVIQMRFGFGGEKPFSLAEIGRCLELSRERVRQIEAKALQKLRQPRRRNLIRDYLESLS
- the lipA gene encoding lipoyl synthase, which gives rise to MIAKPDWLRVKAPQLERVGTVKEILRDLSLNTVCEEASCPNIGECFSVGTATFLIMGPACTRACPYCDIDFEKKPQALDPNEPLQLAEAVHRLKLNHVVITSVNRDDLPDEGASQFVRCIESVRKISPQTTIELLIPDLCGNWNALEIILAAQPDVLNHNTETIPRLYKRVRPQGNYQRSLELLQQARKIAPWVYTKSGIMVGLSETDAEVRAVIQDLRDVDCDILTIGQYLQPSQKHLSVQDFITPEQFHAWQKFGESIGFLQVVSSPLTRSSYHAEQVRALIQLYPRQKPHISPV
- a CDS encoding type II toxin-antitoxin system VapC family toxin, with the protein product MKQKLLIDTDILIDVSRGIPVAINRLQSAANNSILAISTITQMELIVGCRNKTELQNLEKFLRYYAIIKVNESISEKAVELLSLHRLSHGLLIPDGLIAATAIVTNIPLLSKNQKDYRFISELNLLSYP
- a CDS encoding pentapeptide repeat-containing protein, with the protein product MARSTLSDKSLSELIKKAREGNNLTQTAFGSFFKPSIAQPTIARWEKGDLLPNRKHFPKIASLLNITLEEFCELISKQLSEEGIIFPGMDDWVYIPNKRHLNTLNKGVKSWNRWREKNYRVIPQLSGAKPKEDYLDEIDLHHADLKGSFLQNKSLRASKLRGAILCEANLSNANLSDADLLGADLIGANLTGVNLTNANLWGANLSEAILVDAILCDANFKQADLSNADLTHADMREANFNRANFEYAILKYCFIYGISNWNINLNKAVQKQLCICPNKVESIYVDRMENAVIKSLEIDNNDVPEIVKFAGELQTAISKSKSSFKEKLNKSQNHKGVNSET